In one window of Methanosarcina vacuolata Z-761 DNA:
- a CDS encoding 50S ribosomal protein L21e, whose protein sequence is MTNSHGEKRCTRYKLQKTVRERGISPVSKAIQEFEEGQMVHIDIDPSVQKGMPNPKFQGSTGKILGQRGRSYILEVRNGNAMKEVISLPQHLKPQKY, encoded by the coding sequence ATGACAAATTCCCACGGCGAAAAACGCTGCACAAGGTATAAACTACAGAAGACAGTTCGTGAAAGAGGGATTTCCCCTGTAAGCAAGGCAATTCAGGAATTCGAAGAAGGACAAATGGTCCACATTGACATTGATCCGAGTGTTCAGAAAGGTATGCCCAATCCGAAGTTCCAGGGTTCTACCGGAAAGATACTCGGACAGCGCGGTCGTTCGTACATTCTTGAAGTCCGCAATGGAAATGCGATGAAGGAAGTTATTTCCCTCCCTCAGCACCTTAAACCGCAGAAGTATTAA